The sequence below is a genomic window from Plodia interpunctella isolate USDA-ARS_2022_Savannah chromosome 5, ilPloInte3.2, whole genome shotgun sequence.
CAACCAACTCTTTAAATATACTCAGAGGGTCTTCTTTACAAGTTATTATTAGAGAATCAACTTTTTCCTTTAATAAATCTGATGCGGTAATGTTATCAAAGTGCCATTTTGGCTTTTTTGGCTCTATTTGTAAATCAGAtgaattagaaatatttatattctctGTGGACTTTTCATCACCATTTTCAactttttgcattttattttttggttcgtttatatctttattgtcATTGGGAGCTTTCCttttcaacttatttttttcataattggAATCTGCCAAATCAATACTGACATTCACATCACAACCCTGATGGAATTGTCTCAATACTGAATAAACATTAACAGAAATGCATCTACATAAATGTTCTTCACTAAAATTCATAGCTAATAAACCTTGTTTCTGGGACATGTTTCCAGGGTGCATATGTACAAGTTTACCATTGGTGTTTGCTCCAATAGCACTTAATAAAGCAGCAGCCACTAAACCATTTGACCCTGAGTCATAAAGCAAATGTACACCTTCAGATTGAATATTTGATAATGTCATAATTTGTGATAATGTATCTATCCTAATACCCTGAATTTTGCCTGGGTCTAGCCTATACATAACTTCTGTTATTAATCTCAGGTTTGGCCTCACAACTTGGAGATATTCAaagtactttttttctttctttttcaagTACTTCTCTTGTGAgaattcagttttattatgaaatgtatTAGAGTTGGTAATTAACGTTTCTACAATATCCGAAGCCTTCACTGCGTCGCACTTTAGCTCTTCAATTTCAGCAGCAGAAAGTTTCTGAGATCGACCATCATCCAATATGTTCCTGTTATCATTACCAGATACTTTCACATCTATTTCATCTTTCAAGTTCACTGCTGCATCTGTCCGTTCTAAAATGTATTCCTTATTTCTTTTTCCACCCAACGAAATCATTTTAAACACTGAGAAATAGGGACATCCTTCTATACCAGATAAATTTACACTGTCTCTACCCAAATTTATACTAGAATTgggttttgtaaatttatgcAATTTTCTGTAATTCTGCTTCTGGATGATAAGATAGTCACCAATTTTAATAGTATCATCATTCATTTTCTTATGCTTTACAGACCTATGTAAACGCGCAAATGTCtgcttacaaaaaataaaataacctcAAGAGAAAGCAAGCAAGTAAAAATGTGAGGTTACGTAGTAAGTAACTAATTAGTAATCTGTGATGTGAGGTTAGTTTTTGACATATGtctgtttactttttt
It includes:
- the Trmt6 gene encoding tRNA (adenine(58)-N(1))-methyltransferase non-catalytic subunit TRM6, translated to MNDDTIKIGDYLIIQKQNYRKLHKFTKPNSSINLGRDSVNLSGIEGCPYFSVFKMISLGGKRNKEYILERTDAAVNLKDEIDVKVSGNDNRNILDDGRSQKLSAAEIEELKCDAVKASDIVETLITNSNTFHNKTEFSQEKYLKKKEKKYFEYLQVVRPNLRLITEVMYRLDPGKIQGIRIDTLSQIMTLSNIQSEGVHLLYDSGSNGLVAAALLSAIGANTNGKLVHMHPGNMSQKQGLLAMNFSEEHLCRCISVNVYSVLRQFHQGCDVNVSIDLADSNYEKNKLKRKAPNDNKDINEPKNKMQKVENGDEKSTENINISNSSDLQIEPKKPKWHFDNITASDLLKEKVDSLIITCKEDPLSIFKELVEFVKPGRPFVVYYPVVEPLLQLYLTLRSYSNVAALKITCNWMRNYQVLPERTHPEVTMNCSSGFLLTGYVLK